From a region of the Odocoileus virginianus isolate 20LAN1187 ecotype Illinois chromosome 1, Ovbor_1.2, whole genome shotgun sequence genome:
- the LOC110146700 gene encoding platelet glycoprotein 4, translating into MGCNRNCGLVAGAVIGAVLAVFGGILMPVGDMLIQKTIKKEVVLEEGTIAFKNWVKTGTDVYRQFWIFDVQNPDEVALNSSKIKVKQRGPYTYRVRYLAKENITQDSETHTVSFLQPNGAIFEPSLSVGTEDDMFTILNLAVAAAPHLYPNAFVQGILNSLIKKSKSSMFQNRTLKELLWGYTDPFLSLVPYPVATTVGVFYPYNNTADGVYKVFNGKDDISKVAIIDTYKGKKNLLYWSSYCDMINGTDAASFPPFVEKTRILRFFSSDICRSVYAEFSAEMDLKGIPVYRFTLPSLAFASPSENPDNHCFCTEQIISKNCTLYGVLDIGKCKEGKPVYISLPHFLHGSPELAEPIEGLSPNEEEHRTYLDVEPITGFTLRFAKRLQINILVKPAKKIEALKNLKHNYIVPILWLNETGTIGDEKAKMFRNQVTGKINLLGLVEIVLLSVGVVMFIAFMISYCACRSKKVN; encoded by the exons ATGGGCTGCAATCGAAACTGTGGGCTCGTTGCTGGTGCTGTCATTGGTGCAGTCCTGGCTGTGTTTGGAGGGATTCTAATGCCAGTTGGAGACATGCTTATTCAGAAGACAATTAAAAAG gaAGTTGTCCTTGAAGAAGGCACAATTGCCTTTAAAAATTGGGTTAAAACAGGCACAGATGTTTACAGACAGTTTTGGATATTTGATGTGCAGAATCCAGATGAAGTGGCACTTAATAGCAGCAAAATTAAAGTTAAGCAAAGAGGTCCTTACACGTACAG AGTTCGTTATCTAGCCAAGGAAAATATAACCCAGGACTCTGAGACCCACACGGTCTCTTTCCTACAGCCCAATGGTGCCATCTTTGAACCCTCACTATCAGTTGGAACTGAGGATGACATGTTCACCATTCTCAACCTGGCTGTAGCT gctgCACCACATCTCTATCCAAATGCATTTGTTCAAGGAATACTCAATTCACTTATCAAAAAGTCAAAATCTTCTATGTTTCAAAACAGAACTTTGAAAGAACTATTGTGGGGCTATACAGATCCATTCTTGAGTTTGGTTCCATATCCCGTTGCTACTACAGTTGGTGTGTTTTATCCT TACAATAATACTGCAGATGGAGTTTACAAAGTTTTCAATGGAAAGGATGACATAAGCAAAGTTGCCATAATTGACACATACAAAGGCAAAAA GAATCTCCTTTATTGGTCAAGTTATTGTGACATGATTAATGGTACAG ATGCAGCCTCATTTCCACCTTTTGTTGAGAAGACAAGGATATTGCGATTTTTCTCCTCTGATATTTGCAG GTCTGTCTATGCTGAGTTTTCAGCTGAAATGGATCTGAAAGGAATCCCTGTGTATAGATTTACTCTTCCATCCTTGGCTTTTGCATCTCCAAGTGAAAATCCAGACAACCACTGTTTCTGCACAGAACAAATTATCTCAAAAAATTGTACCTTATATGGTGTGCTAGACATTGGCAAATGCAAAGAAG gAAAACCTGTGTACATTTCACTTCCTCATTTTCTACATGGAAGTCCTGAACTTGCAGAACCTATTGAAGGCTTAAGTCCAAATGAAGAAGAACATAGGACATACTTAGATGTTGAACCT ATAACTGGATTTACTTTACGGTTTGCAAAACGGCTGCAGATCAACATACTGGTTAAGCCAGCAAAAAAAATTGA AGCATTAAAGAATCTGAAGCACAACTATATTGTGCCTATTCTTTGGCTTAATGAG ACTGGTACCATTGGTGATGAGAAGGCGAAAATGTTCAGAAATCAAGTGACTGGGAAAATAAACCTCCTTGGCCTGGTAGAAATCGTCTTGCTCAGTGTTGGTGTGGTGATGTTTATTGCTTTTATGATTTCATACTGTGCATGCAGATCAAAGAAAGTAAATTAA